The Candidatus Cloacimonadota bacterium genome has a segment encoding these proteins:
- the mreC gene encoding rod shape-determining protein MreC, with amino-acid sequence MFSRKNVIFVIFLIISIIFIAGTNENRISKARFIGRHFFLPFTASISYLKSLSKLSQKNKDLQAELFLLQSKNRHYKEEILRDERLSNLLDIQDKKKFQVEVSRVLGTGSFLNYETLIIDTGKNKNGEINLPVISIDGLVGKIIAVYPDYSVVQTFGSRYFRMGALDSRSRIHGIVETNFDGRIYLQKIKVGCDVQLDDEIVTSELSSIYPPEISFGKIINIEQTSGGLFKKAEIKPFVDLAKVEEVAIILGYEK; translated from the coding sequence ATGTTTAGTAGAAAAAATGTAATTTTTGTAATATTTCTAATTATATCTATAATCTTTATAGCTGGCACTAATGAGAATAGAATATCAAAAGCGCGGTTTATCGGAAGACATTTCTTCCTACCTTTTACTGCAAGTATATCGTATTTAAAAAGCCTTTCAAAACTTTCCCAGAAGAATAAAGATTTACAGGCTGAGCTGTTTTTATTACAATCTAAAAATAGACACTACAAAGAAGAGATTTTAAGAGATGAGAGACTATCTAATCTTTTAGATATACAGGATAAAAAGAAGTTTCAAGTTGAAGTTTCAAGAGTTTTAGGAACAGGCTCTTTTCTTAATTATGAAACTCTGATAATTGATACAGGGAAAAATAAAAATGGTGAAATTAATTTACCAGTCATTTCTATTGATGGGTTAGTAGGGAAAATTATAGCTGTTTATCCAGATTATTCAGTAGTTCAAACATTCGGCAGTAGATATTTCCGTATGGGTGCACTGGACAGCAGGAGTAGAATTCATGGAATAGTTGAAACAAATTTTGATGGGAGGATCTATTTACAGAAGATAAAAGTCGGTTGCGATGTACAATTAGATGATGAGATAGTTACCTCAGAATTGAGTTCAATTTATCCTCCAGAGATTTCTTTTGGCAAGATTATAAATATTGAGCAGACAAGTGGCGGACTTTTTAAAAAAGCTGAAATAAAACCATTTGTAGATCTTGCAAAGGTTGAAGAAGTTGCAATTATCTTAGGCTATGAGAAATAA